The following are encoded together in the Arcticibacterium luteifluviistationis genome:
- a CDS encoding 3-keto-disaccharide hydrolase → MKKQLMLVASICLMFAFQAEAQKSKATSLFNGKDLTGWTIYGTEKWFVEDGLLVCESGPDKGYGYLGTDESFKDFEVEVDFRQQANGNSGIFIRSSIEGTKVSGWQAEVAPPGHDTGGVYESYGRGWLIKPDPEKDKYLKMGKWNTMKVRVVGPTITTWLNGHEMITLTDDKIGEAEGSIALQIHDGGGIKVEWRKLKVTRL, encoded by the coding sequence ATGAAAAAACAGCTAATGCTGGTAGCGTCAATCTGTTTGATGTTTGCTTTTCAAGCTGAAGCACAAAAGTCAAAAGCGACTTCTCTATTTAACGGAAAAGACTTAACGGGCTGGACTATTTATGGTACAGAAAAATGGTTTGTAGAAGATGGCCTTTTGGTTTGTGAAAGTGGTCCTGATAAAGGTTACGGGTATTTAGGAACTGACGAGAGTTTTAAAGACTTTGAGGTAGAAGTTGATTTTCGTCAGCAAGCCAATGGAAACAGTGGTATTTTTATTCGTTCTTCTATTGAGGGAACTAAAGTTTCTGGATGGCAGGCAGAAGTAGCCCCTCCAGGACATGATACTGGTGGAGTTTATGAGTCTTACGGAAGAGGTTGGTTAATTAAGCCAGACCCAGAAAAAGACAAATACTTGAAAATGGGAAAATGGAATACCATGAAAGTAAGAGTGGTAGGTCCTACCATCACTACTTGGCTTAATGGTCATGAAATGATTACCCTTACAGATGATAAAATAGGAGAGGCCGAAGGTTCTATAGCTCTTCAGATTCACGACGGTGGCGGAATCAAAGTAGAGTGGAGAAAACTTAAGGTGACTAGACTTTAA